Proteins from a single region of Microbacterium sp. zg-Y818:
- the metK gene encoding methionine adenosyltransferase → MTDLRLFTSESVTEGHPDKICDQISDSILDAILTEDPNGRVAVETLVTTGLVHVAGEVSTSAYVEIPAIVRDVVNRIGYTSSDAGFDGSSCGVSVSIGAQSSDIAAGVDKAFERREDGSEDPRDLQGAGDQGIMFGYATDETPQLMPMAIWTAHRIAERLAAVRRSGELPFLRPDGKTQVTLGYDGHTPRTVESVVLSTQHQADISQKALRAAVRAEVIDPVLEETGLELPDVKYFINPAGPFVTGGPKGDAGLTGRKIIIDTYGGAARHGGGAFSGKDPSKVDRSAAYAMRWVAKNAVAAGLAERVEVQVAYAIGKAKPVGLYVETFGTGRVSDETIRRAIREVFDLRPKAIIEHLDLLRPIYAQTAAYGHFGRELPDFTWERTDRVEELRTAAGL, encoded by the coding sequence ATGACCGACCTGCGCCTGTTCACCTCCGAGTCCGTCACCGAGGGTCACCCCGACAAGATCTGCGACCAGATCTCCGACAGCATCCTCGACGCGATCCTCACCGAGGACCCGAACGGCCGCGTGGCCGTCGAGACGCTGGTGACGACCGGTCTCGTGCACGTCGCCGGCGAGGTGTCCACGAGCGCATACGTCGAGATCCCCGCGATCGTCCGCGACGTGGTCAACCGCATCGGCTACACCTCCAGCGACGCCGGCTTCGACGGCAGCTCGTGCGGGGTCAGCGTATCGATCGGCGCGCAGTCCTCCGACATCGCCGCGGGCGTCGACAAGGCGTTCGAGCGGCGCGAGGACGGCTCCGAGGACCCGCGCGACCTGCAGGGCGCGGGCGACCAGGGCATCATGTTCGGCTACGCCACCGACGAGACCCCGCAGCTCATGCCGATGGCCATCTGGACCGCCCACCGCATCGCCGAGCGGCTCGCCGCCGTCCGCCGCTCGGGCGAGCTGCCGTTCCTGCGCCCCGACGGCAAGACGCAGGTCACCCTCGGCTACGACGGACATACCCCGCGCACGGTCGAATCGGTCGTGCTGTCCACCCAGCACCAGGCCGACATCTCGCAGAAGGCCCTCCGCGCGGCGGTGCGGGCCGAGGTCATCGACCCCGTGCTCGAAGAGACCGGGCTCGAGCTTCCCGACGTCAAGTACTTCATCAACCCCGCCGGTCCCTTCGTCACCGGCGGCCCCAAGGGCGACGCCGGGCTCACCGGCCGCAAGATCATCATCGACACCTACGGCGGCGCCGCCCGGCACGGCGGCGGGGCGTTCAGCGGCAAGGACCCGTCGAAGGTCGACCGCTCTGCGGCCTACGCCATGCGCTGGGTGGCCAAGAACGCCGTCGCCGCGGGCCTCGCCGAGCGCGTCGAGGTGCAGGTGGCCTACGCCATCGGCAAGGCCAAGCCGGTCGGGCTCTACGTCGAGACCTTCGGCACCGGCCGCGTGTCGGACGAGACGATCCGCCGCGCGATCCGCGAGGTGTTCGACCTGCGGCCCAAGGCGATCATCGAGCACCTCGATCTGCTGCGCCCCATCTACGCGCAGACCGCGGCGTA
- the rpoZ gene encoding DNA-directed RNA polymerase subunit omega, with translation MATRDQGIIDPPIDALLEKVDSKYQLVIYASKRARQINDYYSDLHEGNLFDNVGPLVDSTVEDKPLTIALHEIHEDKLRLRHVD, from the coding sequence ATGGCCACTCGCGACCAGGGAATCATCGACCCGCCCATCGACGCACTGCTGGAGAAGGTCGACTCCAAGTACCAGCTCGTGATCTACGCATCCAAGCGCGCGCGCCAGATCAACGACTACTACTCCGACCTGCATGAGGGCAACCTCTTCGACAACGTCGGCCCGCTCGTGGACTCCACGGTCGAGGACAAGCCGCTGACCATCGCGCTGCACGAGATCCACGAGGACAAGCTGCGCCTCCGTCACGTCGACTGA
- the gmk gene encoding guanylate kinase — protein sequence MVDAQHPPEVDRAAASRRAVAARRERAALKRDVATRVISPQELLRRALAEPGSPAGAMRVPEFLTSIPAIGEGKRDRILQQLGISPVKRLGGLGTRQRVALQRFLDERWPEPAARDGRSRLIVLAGPTAVGKGTVAAYIKEHHPEIMLSVSATTRAPRPGEVEGEHYFFVDDAEFDRLVRDGELLEHATVHNHHRYGTPRAPIDAALAEGRTVLLEIDLQGARQVRAAEPSATLVFLLPPSWDELVQRLVGRGTEGDEERARRLRTAKVELAAQGEFDYRVVNDDVAHAAAEVAKIAH from the coding sequence ATGGTTGATGCACAGCATCCTCCCGAGGTCGACCGCGCCGCGGCATCCCGCCGTGCGGTCGCCGCCCGTCGTGAGCGCGCGGCGCTCAAGCGCGACGTCGCCACGCGCGTGATCTCGCCGCAGGAGCTGCTGCGCCGCGCACTTGCCGAGCCGGGCTCGCCGGCGGGCGCCATGCGGGTGCCGGAGTTCCTCACGTCGATCCCCGCGATCGGAGAGGGAAAGCGCGACCGCATCCTGCAGCAGCTGGGCATCTCGCCCGTCAAGCGCCTGGGCGGCCTCGGCACGCGCCAGCGCGTGGCGCTGCAGCGCTTTCTCGACGAGCGCTGGCCGGAGCCGGCCGCCCGTGACGGTCGCAGCCGGCTGATCGTGCTGGCCGGCCCCACGGCCGTGGGCAAGGGGACGGTCGCCGCGTACATCAAGGAGCACCACCCCGAGATCATGCTGTCCGTCTCGGCGACCACGCGCGCGCCGCGACCGGGCGAGGTCGAGGGCGAGCACTACTTCTTCGTCGACGACGCCGAGTTCGACCGGCTGGTGCGCGACGGCGAGCTGCTCGAGCACGCCACCGTGCACAACCACCACCGCTACGGCACGCCCCGCGCGCCGATCGACGCGGCGCTGGCCGAAGGGCGCACCGTGCTGCTGGAGATCGACCTGCAGGGCGCCCGCCAGGTGCGTGCGGCCGAGCCGAGTGCGACGCTCGTCTTCCTGCTGCCGCCGAGCTGGGACGAGCTGGTGCAGCGCCTGGTCGGGCGGGGCACCGAGGGCGACGAGGAGCGCGCCCGGCGCCTGCGCACCGCCAAGGTGGAGCTCGCCGCGCAGGGCGAGTTCGACTACCGCGTGGTCAACGACGACGTGGCGCACGCCGCCGCGGAGGTCGCGAAGATCGCGCACTGA
- the pyrF gene encoding orotidine-5'-phosphate decarboxylase, with protein MTGFGGRLREALATRGPLCVGIDPHEHLLAEWGLPSTAAGTREFGLRVVDAAAGRVGIVKPQVSFFERWGSAGFAALEDVLAAARAAGLVVIADAKRGDIGTTMDAYARAWLTPGSPLEADAVTLSPYLGVGALTGTLEYALQHGKGAFVLAATSNTEARRLQGARDDDRAATVAALVVEEVSAFNARTAAAGEPSGVGFVIGATVDLAQAGLSGALAPAAPVLAPGFGAQGARPEDLVALAGALASPVVASESRSILSAGPTTLAARIAERAALYPEVEHG; from the coding sequence ATGACCGGGTTCGGCGGGCGACTGCGCGAGGCCCTCGCGACGCGGGGTCCTCTCTGCGTCGGGATCGATCCGCACGAGCACCTGCTGGCCGAATGGGGTCTGCCTTCGACGGCGGCAGGCACCCGTGAGTTCGGGCTGCGCGTCGTGGATGCCGCGGCCGGCCGCGTCGGCATCGTCAAGCCCCAGGTGTCGTTCTTCGAGCGGTGGGGGTCCGCCGGCTTCGCGGCGCTTGAGGACGTGCTCGCGGCGGCGCGCGCGGCGGGGCTCGTCGTCATCGCCGACGCCAAGCGCGGCGACATCGGCACGACCATGGACGCCTACGCCCGCGCGTGGCTGACCCCCGGGTCGCCACTCGAGGCCGACGCCGTGACCCTCAGCCCGTATCTCGGGGTGGGGGCGCTCACCGGCACGCTGGAGTACGCGCTGCAGCACGGCAAGGGCGCGTTCGTGCTCGCCGCCACCAGCAACACCGAAGCCCGCCGGCTGCAGGGCGCCCGCGACGACGACCGCGCCGCGACGGTCGCCGCGCTCGTGGTGGAGGAGGTCTCGGCCTTCAACGCACGCACTGCCGCGGCAGGGGAGCCCTCCGGCGTCGGCTTCGTGATCGGCGCGACCGTCGACCTCGCTCAGGCGGGGCTGTCGGGCGCGCTGGCTCCAGCGGCCCCCGTGCTGGCACCCGGCTTCGGCGCCCAGGGCGCCCGGCCCGAGGATCTGGTCGCGCTGGCGGGGGCCCTTGCCTCACCGGTCGTCGCCAGTGAGAGTCGCAGCATCCTGTCGGCGGGTCCGACGACACTGGCCGCGCGCATCGCTGAGCGCGCGGCGCTGTACCCGGAGGTGGAACATGGTTGA
- the carB gene encoding carbamoyl-phosphate synthase large subunit, producing the protein MPKRDDINSVLVIGSGPIVIGQAAEFDYSGTQACRVLREEGVRVILVNPNPATIMTDPDFADATYIEPITPEVIETIIAKEKPDAILPTLGGQTALNAAMALDKAGILDKYGVELIGAKVEAIEKGEDRQIFKQLVIDAGAEVAASRIAHTMDEVLAAADELGYPLVVRPSFTMGGLGSGFAYDERDLRRIAGAGLHDSPTSEVLLEESILGWKEYELELMRDTADNTVVVCSIENVDPVGVHTGDSITVAPALTLTDREYQKMRDIGIDIIRAVGVDTGGCNIQFAVDPATGRIIVIEMNPRVSRSSALASKATGFPIAKIAAKLAIGYRLDEIPNDITKVTPASFEPTLDYVVVKVPRFNFEKFPAADVTLTTTMKSVGEAMAIGRNYATALQKALRSLEKRGSSFHWGDEERSVDELLEVAKTPTDGRIVVLQQAMRKGASIEQAFEATKIDPWFLDQIALINEVAEFVRTAGELDADTLRTAKEHGFSDAQIAQLRGITEAEVRGIRHALSIRPVYKTVDTCAGEFPALTPYHYSSYDAETEITPSERTKVVIIGSGPNRIGQGVEFDYSCVHASFALSDAGYETIMVNCNPETVSTDYDTSDRLYFEPLTLEDVLEVLHAEAQSGTILGVICQMGGQTPLGLAKGIEAAGYTILGTQPEAIDLAEERELFSRLLDEAGLVAPRSGTAIDVDGAVAIAEGIGYPVLVRPSFVLGGRGMEIVYDTPSLRDYFVRIADQAIIGPGMPLLVDRFLDDAVEIDVDALYDGTDLYIGGVMEHLEEAGIHSGDSSCTLPPMSLGRGEIDRVREATRSIAEGVGVRGLLNVQFAVSAGVLYVIEANPRASRTVPFVSKALGIPLAKAAARIMAGTPIAGLIAEGMLPEQDGSRVPLDAPIAVKEAVLPFKRFRTKDGRMVDSVLGPEMRSTGEVMGIDRDFPTAFAKSQAAAYGGMPLEGTVFISVADDDKRAVILPAHRLQELGYTITATEGTAEILARNGIAVTVVQKYSATIESGEPNIVDLINAGEIDMIVNTPSGGISRADGYEIRAAAVAADKALFTTMAVLGAAVSALPVLREGFRVRSLQEYAADRAADLAASRGARGGR; encoded by the coding sequence ATGCCTAAGCGCGACGACATCAACTCCGTCCTCGTCATCGGATCCGGCCCGATCGTCATCGGGCAGGCCGCCGAGTTCGACTACTCCGGCACGCAGGCCTGCCGCGTGCTGCGCGAGGAGGGCGTGCGCGTCATCCTGGTGAACCCGAACCCGGCCACGATCATGACCGACCCGGACTTCGCCGATGCGACCTACATCGAGCCGATCACCCCGGAGGTGATCGAGACGATCATCGCCAAGGAGAAGCCCGACGCGATCCTGCCGACCCTCGGTGGCCAGACGGCGCTGAACGCCGCGATGGCGCTGGACAAGGCCGGCATCCTCGACAAGTACGGCGTGGAGCTCATCGGAGCCAAGGTCGAAGCGATCGAGAAGGGCGAGGACCGCCAGATCTTCAAGCAGCTGGTGATCGACGCCGGCGCCGAAGTCGCAGCCTCGCGCATCGCCCACACGATGGACGAGGTGCTCGCCGCCGCCGACGAGCTCGGCTACCCGCTCGTGGTGCGTCCCTCGTTCACGATGGGGGGCCTCGGGTCCGGATTCGCCTATGACGAGCGCGACCTCCGTCGCATCGCCGGTGCAGGCCTGCACGACTCGCCCACGAGCGAGGTGCTGCTGGAGGAGTCGATCCTCGGCTGGAAGGAATACGAGCTCGAGCTCATGCGCGACACCGCCGACAACACGGTCGTCGTCTGCTCCATCGAGAACGTCGACCCCGTGGGCGTGCACACCGGCGACTCCATCACCGTCGCCCCGGCGCTGACCCTCACCGACCGTGAGTACCAGAAGATGCGCGACATCGGCATCGACATCATCCGCGCCGTGGGCGTGGACACCGGCGGCTGCAACATCCAGTTCGCCGTCGACCCCGCCACTGGGCGCATCATCGTCATCGAGATGAACCCGCGCGTCTCGCGCTCGTCGGCGCTGGCCTCGAAGGCGACCGGGTTCCCGATCGCCAAGATCGCCGCGAAGCTCGCCATCGGCTACCGCCTCGACGAGATCCCCAACGACATCACCAAGGTGACGCCGGCCAGCTTCGAGCCGACGCTGGACTACGTCGTGGTGAAGGTGCCGCGGTTCAACTTCGAGAAGTTCCCCGCGGCGGATGTCACCCTCACCACCACCATGAAGTCGGTCGGCGAGGCGATGGCGATCGGGCGCAACTACGCCACCGCGCTGCAGAAGGCGCTGCGCTCCCTCGAGAAGCGCGGCTCCAGCTTCCACTGGGGCGACGAGGAGCGCTCCGTCGACGAGCTGCTCGAGGTAGCGAAGACCCCCACCGACGGCCGCATCGTCGTGCTGCAGCAGGCCATGCGCAAGGGCGCGAGCATCGAGCAGGCGTTCGAAGCCACCAAGATCGACCCGTGGTTCCTCGACCAGATCGCCCTCATCAACGAGGTGGCCGAGTTCGTCCGCACCGCGGGTGAACTGGATGCCGACACCCTCCGCACCGCCAAGGAGCACGGCTTCAGCGACGCGCAGATCGCGCAGCTGCGCGGCATCACCGAGGCCGAGGTGCGCGGCATCCGTCACGCACTGTCGATCCGCCCGGTGTACAAGACCGTCGACACGTGCGCGGGGGAGTTCCCCGCGCTCACGCCGTACCACTACTCCAGCTACGACGCCGAGACCGAGATCACCCCGTCCGAGCGCACCAAGGTCGTCATCATCGGCTCGGGACCCAACCGCATCGGCCAGGGGGTGGAGTTCGACTACTCGTGCGTGCACGCCTCGTTCGCCCTGTCGGACGCGGGCTACGAGACGATCATGGTCAACTGCAATCCCGAGACCGTGTCGACCGACTACGACACCAGCGACCGCCTGTACTTCGAGCCGCTGACCCTCGAGGACGTCCTCGAGGTGCTGCACGCCGAGGCCCAGTCCGGCACCATCCTCGGTGTCATCTGCCAGATGGGCGGCCAGACCCCGCTGGGTCTTGCCAAGGGCATCGAAGCGGCCGGCTACACCATCCTCGGCACGCAGCCCGAAGCCATCGACCTCGCCGAGGAGCGTGAACTGTTCTCGCGCCTGCTCGATGAGGCCGGGCTCGTGGCTCCGCGCAGCGGCACCGCGATCGACGTCGACGGCGCCGTGGCGATCGCGGAGGGCATCGGCTACCCGGTGCTCGTGCGACCGAGCTTCGTGCTCGGCGGCCGCGGCATGGAGATCGTCTACGACACCCCCAGCCTGCGCGACTACTTCGTGCGCATCGCCGACCAGGCCATCATCGGACCCGGCATGCCGCTGCTGGTGGACCGGTTCCTCGACGACGCGGTGGAGATCGACGTCGACGCGCTGTACGACGGCACCGACCTGTACATCGGCGGCGTCATGGAGCACCTCGAAGAAGCCGGCATCCACTCGGGCGACTCCAGCTGCACGCTGCCGCCGATGTCGCTCGGCCGGGGCGAGATCGACCGGGTGCGCGAGGCGACGCGATCGATCGCCGAGGGCGTGGGCGTGCGCGGACTGCTGAACGTGCAGTTCGCCGTCAGCGCGGGCGTGCTCTACGTCATCGAGGCGAACCCCCGCGCCAGCCGCACGGTGCCGTTCGTGTCCAAGGCGCTCGGCATCCCCCTGGCCAAGGCGGCCGCCCGCATCATGGCAGGCACCCCCATCGCCGGGCTCATCGCCGAGGGGATGCTGCCCGAGCAGGACGGCTCCCGCGTGCCGCTGGATGCCCCCATCGCCGTCAAGGAGGCGGTGCTGCCGTTCAAGCGCTTCCGCACCAAGGACGGCCGCATGGTCGACTCCGTGCTCGGCCCGGAGATGCGCTCCACCGGTGAGGTCATGGGCATCGACCGCGACTTCCCGACGGCGTTCGCCAAGAGCCAGGCGGCGGCGTACGGCGGCATGCCGCTGGAGGGGACCGTCTTCATCTCGGTCGCCGACGACGACAAGCGCGCCGTGATCCTGCCCGCGCACCGCCTGCAGGAGCTCGGCTACACCATCACCGCGACGGAGGGCACGGCTGAGATCCTGGCGCGCAACGGCATCGCCGTCACGGTGGTGCAGAAGTACTCCGCGACGATCGAGAGCGGCGAGCCCAACATCGTCGACCTCATCAACGCGGGCGAGATCGACATGATCGTCAACACCCCCTCGGGCGGGATCTCCCGTGCCGACGGATACGAGATCCGGGCCGCGGCCGTGGCCGCCGACAAGGCGCTGTTCACCACCATGGCGGTGCTCGGCGCCGCCGTCAGCGCCCTGCCGGTGCTGCGCGAGGGCTTCCGCGTGCGGAGCCTGCAGGAGTACGCCGCCGACCGCGCCGCAGATCTGGCCGCGAGCCGGGGCGCCCGAGGAGGACGATGA
- the carA gene encoding glutamine-hydrolyzing carbamoyl-phosphate synthase small subunit → MFTREPAVLVLEDGTRHTGRAYGARGTTLGEVVFATGMTGYQETITDPSYAGQIVLQTAPHIGNTGMNDEDPESRRIWVAGYIVRDPSRVVSNWRADSTLDEALVADGIVGISGIDTRAVTRHIRSAGSMRGGIFSGDAADIDPEEQLRIVREAPTMAGQNLSAEVSVSAPQVTPAVGERIGAVAVLDLGVKQATVANLAARGFEVHVLPQDVTIDQIRAIDPVGVFYSNGPGDPAASDDHVVLLRSVLDEKLPFFGICFGNQLLGRALGFGTYKLPFGHRGINQPVLDKQTGRVEITAHNHGFAVDAPIEGVTDSPAGYGRVEVSHVGLNDNVVEGLRALDLPAFSVQYHPEAAAGPHDANYLFDRFRDLVLANLETTKNA, encoded by the coding sequence TTGTTCACCCGTGAACCCGCCGTCCTCGTCCTCGAAGACGGTACACGCCACACCGGACGCGCCTACGGCGCCCGCGGCACGACCCTCGGCGAAGTGGTCTTCGCCACCGGCATGACCGGCTACCAGGAGACCATCACCGATCCGTCCTATGCCGGTCAGATCGTGCTGCAGACCGCGCCGCACATCGGCAACACCGGCATGAACGACGAGGACCCCGAATCCCGACGCATCTGGGTCGCCGGCTACATCGTGCGCGACCCCTCACGGGTCGTGTCCAACTGGCGCGCGGACAGCACGCTCGACGAGGCACTGGTCGCCGACGGCATCGTCGGCATCAGCGGCATCGACACCCGCGCCGTCACCCGCCACATCCGCTCCGCCGGCAGCATGCGCGGAGGCATCTTCAGCGGCGACGCCGCAGACATCGATCCTGAGGAGCAGCTGCGCATCGTGCGCGAGGCGCCCACCATGGCGGGACAGAACCTGTCGGCCGAGGTTTCCGTCTCGGCTCCCCAGGTGACGCCGGCCGTCGGCGAGCGCATCGGCGCCGTCGCGGTGCTCGACCTCGGCGTGAAGCAGGCGACGGTGGCCAATCTCGCCGCGCGCGGGTTCGAGGTGCACGTGCTGCCGCAGGACGTCACGATCGACCAGATCCGCGCCATCGACCCGGTGGGGGTGTTCTACTCCAACGGCCCCGGCGACCCCGCGGCATCCGACGATCACGTCGTACTGCTGCGCTCGGTGCTCGATGAGAAGCTGCCTTTCTTCGGCATCTGCTTCGGCAACCAGCTGCTGGGGCGCGCTCTCGGCTTCGGCACCTACAAGCTGCCGTTCGGCCACCGCGGCATCAACCAGCCGGTGCTCGACAAGCAGACGGGGCGCGTGGAGATCACGGCGCACAACCACGGGTTCGCCGTGGATGCACCGATCGAGGGCGTCACCGACAGCCCCGCCGGCTACGGCCGGGTCGAGGTGAGCCACGTAGGACTCAACGACAACGTCGTCGAGGGCCTGCGTGCCCTGGACCTTCCGGCGTTCTCGGTGCAGTACCACCCCGAGGCCGCCGCCGGCCCGCACGACGCCAACTACCTGTTCGACCGCTTCCGCGACCTCGTGCTCGCGAACCTGGAGACCACGAAGAATGCCTAA
- a CDS encoding dihydroorotase: MSETLLIRGARIHDGAGADRTADLLIADGRIAEVGTGLSRAGATVIDADGLVALPGLVDLHTHLREPGYEASETILTGSRAAAAGGYTAVFAMPNTSPVADTAGVVEQELALGEAAGYVTVQPIGAVTVGQKGERLAELGAMASSRAQVRVFSDDGFCVWDPLIMRRALEYVKAFDGVIAQHAQDPRLTDGAQMNEGTVSAELGLAGWPAVAEESIIARDVLLAEHVGSRLHVCHLSTAGSVDIIRWAKKRGIAVTAEVTPHHLLLDEELVRGYDARFKVNPPLRRAEDVQAVREGLADGTIDIVATDHAPHPAEAKACEWPAAANGMVGLESALRVVQQAMVDTGLLGWDDVARVMSTTPARIGRLAGHGAPLAAGEAASLTLYDPAPVRTFGRDDLRGRSVNSPYLGRELPGEVRWTLHRGRATVADGALREITEVWA; encoded by the coding sequence ATGAGCGAGACTCTCCTCATCCGCGGCGCACGCATCCACGACGGGGCAGGCGCTGACCGCACCGCCGACCTCCTGATCGCCGACGGGCGCATCGCCGAGGTGGGCACCGGTCTCAGCCGAGCCGGCGCCACCGTGATCGACGCCGACGGGCTGGTAGCCCTTCCGGGGCTGGTCGACCTGCACACGCACCTGCGCGAGCCCGGCTACGAGGCATCCGAGACGATCCTCACCGGCTCGCGTGCCGCCGCCGCCGGCGGCTACACGGCGGTCTTCGCCATGCCCAACACCTCGCCCGTCGCCGACACCGCCGGCGTCGTCGAGCAGGAGCTGGCCCTCGGCGAGGCCGCCGGCTACGTCACGGTGCAGCCCATCGGCGCGGTGACGGTCGGGCAGAAGGGCGAACGGCTCGCGGAGCTGGGGGCGATGGCATCGTCCCGCGCGCAGGTGCGCGTCTTCAGCGACGACGGGTTCTGCGTCTGGGACCCGCTCATCATGCGGCGGGCACTGGAGTACGTGAAGGCCTTCGACGGCGTCATCGCGCAGCACGCGCAGGACCCGCGGCTGACCGACGGCGCCCAGATGAACGAGGGCACCGTCTCGGCCGAGCTGGGACTCGCGGGCTGGCCCGCCGTCGCCGAGGAGTCGATCATCGCCCGCGATGTGCTGCTGGCCGAGCACGTCGGCTCCCGCCTGCACGTCTGCCACCTGTCGACGGCGGGGTCGGTGGACATCATCCGCTGGGCGAAGAAGCGCGGCATCGCCGTCACCGCCGAAGTCACCCCCCACCACCTGCTGCTGGACGAGGAGCTCGTGCGCGGCTACGACGCCCGCTTCAAGGTCAACCCGCCGCTGCGGCGCGCCGAGGACGTGCAGGCGGTGCGCGAAGGCCTGGCCGACGGCACCATCGACATCGTCGCGACCGACCACGCCCCGCACCCCGCCGAGGCCAAGGCCTGCGAATGGCCGGCGGCGGCCAACGGCATGGTGGGGCTCGAAAGCGCCTTGCGCGTCGTGCAGCAGGCGATGGTCGACACCGGCCTGCTGGGCTGGGACGACGTCGCGCGCGTCATGTCGACCACCCCGGCCCGCATCGGGCGCCTGGCCGGTCACGGCGCGCCGCTCGCGGCCGGCGAGGCCGCCTCGCTGACGCTCTACGACCCGGCGCCGGTGCGCACCTTCGGCCGCGATGACCTGCGCGGACGCAGTGTGAACTCGCCCTACCTCGGCCGGGAGCTTCCCGGTGAGGTGCGGTGGACGCTGCACCGCGGCCGCGCGACGGTCGCCGACGGGGCGCTGCGTGAGATAACGGAGGTGTGGGCATGA
- a CDS encoding aspartate carbamoyltransferase catalytic subunit: protein MRHLLDTRTLSRAHALQILDVAEDMADTQQREVKKLPTLRGKTVVNLFFEDSTRTRISFEAAAKRLSADVINFSAKGSSVSKGESLQDTAQTLQAMGADAVVIRHGASGAPQTLATSGWITAGVVNAGDGTHEHPTQALLDAFTIRKRFFAGDSRGRDLKGLRVVIVGDILHSRVARSNVWLLTTLGARVTLVAPPTLVPQDVSAWPVHVRYDLDEALDEGVDALMMLRIQLERMGAAYFPTEREYSRRWGLDAGRLGRLAPDSIVMHPGPMNRGLEISADAADSSRSTVLEQVTNGVSVRMAALYLLLAGERARAGEDGR from the coding sequence ATGAGGCACCTGCTGGACACCCGCACCCTCAGCCGCGCCCACGCGCTGCAGATCCTCGACGTCGCCGAGGACATGGCCGACACGCAGCAGCGTGAGGTCAAGAAGTTGCCGACCCTGCGCGGCAAGACGGTGGTGAACCTGTTCTTCGAGGACTCCACCCGCACCCGCATCTCGTTCGAGGCAGCCGCCAAGCGCCTCTCGGCCGACGTCATCAACTTCTCGGCCAAGGGCTCGTCGGTGTCGAAGGGCGAATCGCTCCAGGACACCGCCCAGACTCTGCAGGCGATGGGGGCGGATGCCGTCGTCATCCGCCACGGCGCCTCCGGTGCCCCGCAGACCCTCGCCACGAGCGGCTGGATCACCGCCGGGGTCGTCAACGCCGGCGACGGAACCCACGAGCATCCCACGCAGGCTCTCCTGGACGCCTTCACGATCCGCAAGCGCTTCTTCGCCGGCGACAGCCGCGGACGCGACCTCAAGGGGCTGCGCGTCGTGATCGTCGGCGACATCCTGCACTCCCGCGTCGCCCGCTCCAACGTGTGGCTGCTGACCACCCTGGGAGCCCGGGTGACGCTGGTGGCGCCGCCGACCCTGGTGCCGCAGGACGTCTCGGCGTGGCCGGTGCACGTGCGGTACGACCTGGACGAGGCGCTGGACGAGGGCGTGGACGCGCTGATGATGCTGCGGATTCAGCTGGAACGCATGGGCGCGGCCTATTTCCCGACTGAACGGGAGTATTCCCGAAGGTGGGGGCTGGACGCCGGGCGTCTGGGCCGTCTCGCGCCCGATAGCATTGTCATGCACCCCGGTCCGATGAACCGGGGTCTGGAGATCTCCGCCGACGCCGCCGATTCGTCCCGCTCGACCGTGCTCGAACAGGTGACGAACGGCGTGTCCGTGCGGATGGCCGCCCTTTACCTGCTGCTGGCGGGGGAGCGCGCACGAGCAGGAGAGGACGGACGATGA
- the pyrR gene encoding bifunctional pyr operon transcriptional regulator/uracil phosphoribosyltransferase PyrR: MSTRTVLHDADIARALTRISHEILESNRGSDGLVILGIPTRGVTLAERIGALVSEFSGHSIPVGALDVTMYRDDLHRNPTRAPHPTAIPAGGIDGKTVVLVDDVLFSGRSIRAALDALQDIGRPAAVRLAILVDRGHRELPIRPDFVGKNLPSARDERVNVRLAEVDGIEEVTIGS; this comes from the coding sequence ATGAGCACGCGCACCGTGCTGCACGACGCCGACATCGCCCGAGCACTGACCCGGATCTCGCACGAGATCCTCGAGTCCAACCGGGGGTCCGACGGCCTGGTGATCCTCGGGATCCCGACCCGCGGCGTCACTCTCGCCGAACGCATCGGCGCTCTCGTCAGTGAGTTCTCCGGCCACAGCATTCCCGTCGGCGCGCTGGACGTCACGATGTACCGTGACGACCTGCACCGGAACCCCACGCGGGCGCCGCACCCCACCGCCATTCCCGCCGGCGGCATCGACGGCAAGACCGTGGTGCTCGTGGACGACGTGCTGTTCTCGGGGCGCAGCATCCGCGCCGCTCTGGACGCCCTCCAGGACATCGGCCGCCCCGCCGCCGTGCGCCTGGCGATCCTCGTCGACCGCGGCCACCGCGAGCTGCCGATCCGGCCGGACTTCGTGGGCAAGAACCTCCCCAGCGCCCGCGACGAGCGGGTCAACGTGCGCCTGGCCGAAGTCGACGGCATCGAGGAGGTGACGATCGGCTCATGA